The region gaaaaatatttttttggcaAAATgagtttttatcttttattttaaacaaaaaattcataaaaagtTATTTCAAATGACGAATACACTATTCAAACTCACGGATGTCTAGTTTAATTGAGGTGAAAAAAATAATTGGTCGAAAAAATTTGATTATTAGTTCGGAATGTCAATAAATGGCGGACCTTAGTGGAGCCCGGAGGGTCCCGGGCTACTGCTCCGATTCCGGCACGtagtataaaaaaaatttatgtttttttatgttttttctattaggtgcaccGGTTTAAAATACATGGGCCAATACTAATTTAgattttttcggaaaaaaaaaaaatttaatgttGCCCCTAGTAAAACGTTATGCGTCAGCCACTGTCAATGATACCTCCTAAaacaaatataatataatattcttTAAAAGATCACACTTATTTTAAAAATCTTAAATCAGTGTCTTATAATTATTCACGAGAtttcacattttgaaaacaatcTACTAGAGcatcattgttttttttttttgaacgggaaaatgttttataaaaaagcCACAACTAAAAAGTAGCTAGAAGGGCAAGAAAAAGGGAGAACAAAAAAGTTTTATGAAGAAAGGAAAGAAAGCAGAAACATTAACAGATAAGGATGAGAGGGTGATTGAATAAATCCACAGAATTACATACATATAAGGAATTTCTTTGCTTAATCCATATGTATACTAATGATTGGATGGTGTATGCAACCTTCGTTGGTGGAATACTACGTAGTTTCTTGAACAACCTGTCATTCCTGACTTTCTAAATCCACCAGAATACCATAGCAGATACACGTCAAGATCTTCCTTTTCTTTAGAGAGTGACCCCAATTGGTTGCATAGTTTATGATGTACCCTACTGTATTAAAATCGACTATTACTATCAAACCCAACTTTTTTCTTAAATTTGTTAGGacaatatttaatttctctttttgttATTACTATGGTTTTTGGCTTTCTTTATTTCTCTAACGTTTTCTCTTCTCAACTTCCATATTATACTTTAATAAAATCGAATATGAACCAAAAACTGAGAAAACAAAATATCTAAATTGAAACAACAATGGTTTGCTTTTTATATATCAAAGAGGAGGGAAAAAAAAGTGAACTGAACTACCATAAAACAAGCATTGGTTTTGTATAAAGTTTCAGGGCAAAATACAAATCTAGCAATAATTGTTAATTACTTATCAAAtaatagccaaaaaaaaaaaaaactcttagcCAAAAATAGCCCACAAAAGAGTAGTCAACCTATAGCTGACTACGGTCAACAgcagttgactatggtcaatggGCGTTGACTACTCTTTTGTGGTAATCGATCCACTGTTTCGCCAATTCGTCTACTGTTTAgtgttttatataaaaaaaattcatttctaAGATACAAAACCATAGGTTTTTTAAAACCTACGGTTTCCTCTCGTTTTAGCTACGGTTTCCCAAACCGTAGCCTAcggttttggaaaaaaaaatacgtttttttttAAGTCTACTGTTTTGAATTctcaaaaaaatttaataaaataattgttGAAATCATTCTACATCTTATAAACAATCTTTTTAATACTCTATatcacaaaaaaataataataaataaataaaaccatagCTTTTTTGACAAAACAGTAGATTAAACCCCAAAACAGtagacttaaaaaaaaaaaaaacggattttttaACCAAAAACGTTGGCTATGGTTTGGGAAATTGTAGCTAAAACGATAGGAAACCGTAGGTTTTAAAAAACCTACGGTTTTGCATcttagaaatgaaaaaaaaaattataaaaaacatgAAACAATAGACGAATTGGCGAAACAGTAGATGAATATAGAAACCTACGGTTTAATGGGCTATATTTGGACATTTACtaatttttggctaaaaattTCTAATAAATTCCTTAATTTGGCTAGATTAGTAATTGCACCAAAGTTTAATCGATTAGGTatgttaaatttaaattaattaacaTGTATTTACGACTATGTTCATATCATAAATACTCTTGTAGAATTATAGACAACATTGAAGTTGAACTCGTAATACTTAATAATAATGGTAAAACATTTGACACATACGAGTAGACTTAACAACACATATTTAAGATTCTAATGTCTGTTGTGAAAATGTTTAATTACGAAATTATGTTATCTACGATGGCATTCATCCACATCCACATGAATCTTGGTCTCTAAATATGTGATTGCTTTGTTAGGATGAAATAAAACTCACTTATGTGAAATCTGCTAACTTTCTCGTTCAACAAAATGGAATCAAATATATGATGTTATTGGTTTAATTATTAATGCAACATAAGTCGTGCCTGAACAGTGTCAATTGACCATGACTGGCTAATGTAATTAAGAGGATTCAAACTAAATCTAGCTAAGAAATATGAATGTCAATAACTTTGTATGCAGCCAGCCAGCCCCTACTACttttgttgtttgtttgttttggTCGGACAATGAAGTTGATGAGCATGTTCTTGTGAACCCTGGCCTGGTGAAAATGTTGGTTATCGTATTAAATTTAGTAGGTAGGTGCCATTAATGTTTCAAAGCCATTGACCCAAACATGTTGATGCCTCCCTTTCCCTCGTATATTGAATATAAGAAGAAAAGGTTAAAAGCTTGACCAACTTGAACATTAAATTTTTTTCCCCCACAAATGATGAAGGTAAAGACGAATTCCTTCCTTCCGACAATACGCACTCACTTACACAACACTTTCGCAGAGTACCAGATTTGACTAAAAATGCGGCACTCAAACTAATAAGAGGGTATCATATACATAAGAAGTCAAGTTACTCCAAACGGAGGATATAATATAAATGCGTATGAATGATTAAATGGTTTTGTAGACTGAAGTTTGTACTTCACTGTCATCTGGCGTTCACACTTAAACAAGTTCCGCTCCCACATGCTTGGTATTTGGTATGATAGATTAAATCCTTTTTGGTTAATAGCATTAACGGGTATATAATGGGAAaggatgattatatatatatatatatatatatatatatatatatatatatatatatatatatatatatatatatatatatatatatatatatatatatatatatatatatatactttatttgTGAAACATTTGAATGATAATTCATTTGattgtaaaaaatatataatgatgGCTTTAGTTTTTGTTACAATAAACATGTTTTGTGAAAATTTTGCATCTAAAATGATTTGAGAGATTTAAATGAGTAGGATTATGGGTAAACTAAGGTAGGTACTTTTTGGCCTGGTTTACAAATAGGACAAGATGGATGTCACTCAATCTAAATagtctgaaaatgtacaagtctTGATAGACCACCAGACCAAATGACACAATCATAAACAGTTAACAGTGTATGTCATGTCATCTGTATACCATTTTCCAGTCTACAAGTTAATGCAAGTTGTAGTGGTGATTTTCAAACAGTTTTAAGAAACTCAATTCATCAGACATAACTAATAACTACTAGTTGAGTTGCTATGCCAAAAGCTTAGACGGTTTTGCTTTGCAAAGTGGattacaaaaaaaacaaaaataataagggTAAACTTGCAATATACATACAGGCAAACAAGAAATAGGTTGAGTGCAGCTACAAAACTGTGGGTAGTTATAGAAGGTGTTTCATCATATAAGGACCTTGAAGCTCATAACCCAGTTTCCTATAGTAATGGCGTGTCCCAACACCTGAGATAACAGCTATTTTTGTGGACCTGTGTTCCTTACGAGCAATCCGTTCTGCCTCTTCCATAAGCAGTGTGCCATACCCCTGACCATATCCAAATTCcaaacacaaaattcatattatattatattatattatataacaTCTTTTTATGAAACCTAtacatatgattattaaaaagaaaaaaaaatcatgtagATTATTAGTCAGCGTAGTAGTACCTGATGTTGCAGTTTATCAGCATCACGTCCATGAACAGGAACAGCAGTTCCATAAACATGGAGCTCACGGACAATTGAGCATTTTCCAACAAGTTCTGGGCATGTAACGTTCTTCCCACATCTTCGTAACCGCAGTAATCCAACCAGAATATCCTACACATCAAACAtggaatttaaataaaaaaattttacAAAAATATAACTCACTTAATTGAATTTAAGTCAATCTTACCTGTCGTGTGTCTTCATATGAAAGAAAAGTTTCCCATCCTTCATTGGCAGTATAATCTCGCCGAACAAGTTGAACCTCATCTGGCCTTATCTTATGGTGGATATCCTacatataattaaaatacataagaaaattattaaaatatatatatatatatatatatatatatatatatatatatatatatatatatatagcaacaTATATTATAGTAAGAATAGCAGAAGTTGAAACAAATACAGCTTACTTGAATCCCAGCTTCACGTGTTCTAACATCCCTACATTTCAAACCTAAATCATCCATACGAGCCAAAGCTAGCTCTCTTAGGTTTCCTTTTTCAACCCCAGAAGTAACCAAAGGCATTGGAATATCTCTCTGAACTCTATAAACACGCGTCCATGGAGGAACCATGGACAAAATCCGAGCTACAATGTCCACAAGCTGTTCTGGAGGGTAATTCCTATACCTACCAGTCTTCCAAAGCTCATAAAGACCAGTCCCACGAATCACAAGTGTTGGATAAATCTTAAGCCCATCAGCTCTAAAACAAGGACTCTCAAAAAACTCCTTGAAACTTTCCATATCCCTCTCAACCCCAACATTTGGAAGATCAGGCATCATATGAGCAACCACCTTAAAACCTGCATCTTTTGCCAGAGAGAAGCAATCAGCTACAGCTGCTACTGTGTGCCCTCTATTTGTGTCACGAGCAACATCTTCATATGTGCTTTGGACTCCGATTTCCAAACGTGTGCATCCATAAGAAAGCATTTGCCGCAAGTGGGGCCCAAGACAATAATCTGGCCTCCTAAAACAGTTAGAAAAACATCCTTGTTAACAGCACAAAACAAAAGATACTAAAAAGATAAGAAATTCGATGTAACTCACGTTTCAATGGTCATCCCGATACATTTTGTTGCACCATGTTCAGAATAAGCAACAGCTTCTTCAACGTTTGCAGAAGTGTGCCCTGATAAAGCATCATGAAGATTCCTTATGAAGTAGTCTCGATATTCAGCAGGTAATGACATGAAAGTGCCACCCATCAAGATGAATTCCACCTGGAAGATCAACCCAATTGGTAAATTTCCATCAACAATATTCACTCAATAATTCTTCAGTGAAACCATGAAACTTCTGTATGTAAAATGAAATTGTGTTAAACCTTATCTACACTGTGACCCAGGCGCTTCAGTTGGTCAATCCTGCTCCTGGCTTGGACATACGGGTTATATCTGGAAACATAAATCAATAAATGTCTAGCTTCAAACAAAGAAAGTTCTATGTGTGAAGAGTATATACTTGATATGTGTATACATACTCTTTAGACAATACTTTGGGTAACTATAAGTTATAATATTAATTCATGTTAGATTTGCAGCCATTAAAACCCAAGGCAGACTAGCTTACAATATCTGGAAACATAAATCAGCAAATGTCTAGCTTCAAACAAAGAAAGTTCTTCTATGTGTGAAGTGTATATACTTGATATGTTTATGCATACTCTTTAGACAATACTTTGGGTATCTATAAAAGTTTTGATATTACTTCATGTTAGATTTGCAGCCATTAAAATTTAAAACCCAAGGCAGACTAACTTACAATCACGAGGATGGATAACCTATAGTTTCCCCGTGTGCAACTAAGTGACTAACTAGATCCTAGAGTTTCAATCGTATTCTGATTTCTGCAGCAAAGTGACAAATACAAGTGCATAGGTAGTGTATAGCATCTTATATATGTAGATGCTGCAAACTATAACAACACAGGAATACAAACAGAATAAGCGTACGCTAATTTCAGATGAGATCAGTCGGAATCGGTAAATGGAAACTTACCTAGCACGAATGGCTCGCATGCTAGTCGGCTCGTATCCAGTATAAGACTGCGTGCTATACTCAAAATCCGAATCAGGACCACCGGGACAATATACACATATATTCCCGGTTGTGGCTATATGCGGACACCGATGCGGCTTAGACATGACAGCCACAACGGCAATTCCGGAGGCCGTCCGGACCGGCTTTGCTCGGAGCTTCGGTAGCAGAGCCTCACGCTCGGAATCAGGGAGCGCGGCGATCATTTCAACGAGCTTGGGAGCACGTGATAATCCGTACTTGCGGCATGCGGCGGATTTTAGGGCATTAAGGTCGACCTTTTCGCCGTTACGAGATAGCTCTACCATGTTATTTACGATCTCGGCTATGGCTCTAACTCTTGATTCTTCCTCGGAGAGTCCCTGGGATATTACGCCACCGCGGCCTGGCCGCGGAAGCTTTCTCGTGTCGACTGCGACCATCGCCGTCGCCATATCAGAGTGGGGGAAAGAGTTACAGAAGGCGCAGATGGTCAAGTCTTGAGGGTTTTGACTAGAGGTGTTGATAAAACCGAATATTACTTATTTTGGTTTATTAATTTGGATCAGATATTTCACCCACCCGATGGGAACCCTATTTAACCCATCCCCTCCGATTTGATATCACCAAATACCCGATTTATTGGTTATTAATCGACCCAGATGGCATGAGTCACAAAAGCAAACCATAATACATAACCGCATGCCTATGGTCGGTTTTAAAAACCACAAAAGCTTAGTGGGCCAATGGCTTAGATTTGTTTCGTTGTAGCCTTGTAGGAACCAGGTCTCTTTATATCTTTTTGTTATGCTCGGTTAAAaagatatttttattttttttagacattctattttatttttaaggttATTTTTATCGGTTGAATCAGCATAGTCTTtcgaaaaaaataaattataaataatttattataaattgacttttaataaaaatattgataGGGTGTCAATTTAACAACACCCTTTTGCTAGGTAGAGAGTTTTTTCACGACCACTCTTGAGTCTTGAGTTGTTGAAAAATAGTTTGCCCTTCATGTGGTTTCCCCCATGTGGTTTCCCCCATTTCGAGCTTATAGGGGAAAGGAAAGGGCTCACTTTGGCAATGATGTTAAGCACTTTGCATGGAGTTGCATAATAAACCTTTCTCATGTCTCCTTTGAGTCGAGCTCATGGATTTGAATTTAAGTCAATACGTCGGTAAACcatatcctctctaataaataaataaattctctctaataaattaagtttttttttaccacttgtcattttctcattaACTTTGACAcatgttattttttatattttttaataaatgttttttccatgtgtcatttttttatttttaatcttttcttaattagcaaatcatatttatacatcaATTAATGATTGTCTTAATTAAAAAtagttaataaattaaaatattacatTATTACTACTCATATAttgtatttaatatgtttccttttaaattacaattctaaaatttcaattttaaataaatttttgtttaccCTTCATATTTAATGTTTGGTTTTatccaacccgtataacatacgggtctcacaactagtttctAATTTAGAAGAATGGAAGTGCTACCGGAAGGTGCCTTAGTCCCActgtaaaaaattataaaacacaaacaattcaatattaatcataaacCTTGCTATTtttctcaaaataaataaataaataaaactatggGAATTCGCTAAAAGATTACTCAATGAGCCAATTAAAGTGAAAACATAAACCAAAAACACTAAAATATCCAAGAACAAGAAACATGTCATCATAATCATTGTCCAACAAACTTAGTTTCCTCATCggtaaaaaaaaaatctttttcacAAAAAAATAAGATCCCTTTGCTGAGTTGTTTGTCATTGTGCTCCAATTTCACAAAAAAATCTTGAGTTGTATAACCAACATCAAGCACTACAAAAAGGCAAAAAGGTATAAGGTAATATTTACTAAAATGTATCAAACTTATCAAATTGAATGGTAGTTGTTGAGATATTGATTCTGATGAAAGCCTACCTTTTAGACCAAAAATATACATTGATAAATTGAGGTTAGTTTGGGATTACAAATAGAGCAAAAGCTTAGTATCAAAGTCAGATTACAGTTGTGGTTGTTTGTTtagacatttcatcaaacacttgggGCACAAACAAATGTATGTGTTCTAGAAAGTGTATCTATctcaaaatcaaacaacaaacaaGGAGCACATGGACCTAATTTCAAGAAGTGTAGGAATAATCTGTAAAATTGGCATGCTAAATGTATGTGTTATAAAAAGGTATTTCTTTACATGTATCTTTATTCCCATTATGGAGAAGTAGAGTTGTTTGAGAATAAAAATCAGGGCAAGCAACGGATCATCATGGaaggaaataaaaaaaatcaggGCAAATTAAAGTAAATCGAAATTAGAATCCTAGAATGGAGAAAACGATGAGACCTTTGAAAATCGCATGTGAATCAGCTAAAGATTCGATGGGAACAAGAATCAACCACCCAGACCCTTTCTCTTTCTTCTCATTACTCCGCTAGTGAGGCTAGGCTGGCGCGCCCCTTGGCGCATAGCAGGGGGCGGTGTTTGGCAAGGGTGGCGAGTCTCCTAGCGACGCCCACTCCCAGTAGTCTTATAAAAATGCAATGTAtttaagtttgaaaaaaaaatctaatatgCTAGGAGTGTTACCACTCACCATAAAATGCTAAGAATTAGGTGCTAAGAGCATGTGGTATGGGTCACCACAACGCCGTTAAGGCTGATGTGGTAGCCCATAACAACGTGGTAACATCAaaaacaccccccccccctctttcTTGTTGCATCTTGTTGTGTTGCTTCTTGTTGTCTCAATGACAAGAAGAAACGAGATCATTTATTGGCTAACAAACTATCTCTCTCCTCTTAAagggtgttataacaccatgaaCACTACCCCCTCTTCTTGTTGTTTCTTGTTATAGCACCACCAAAACGGACCCATACCTAATAGTCTAAGGCCCCGTTTGATACGCATCTTTCCaggtccaaacagatctttctggctgaatggaccggaaatactgtttgatttgcacaaaagaaggggtctttcccggtaagatatgtctttcccagaaagccccaaaatcatatctttttGGTTGAATGagctggaaagacaattatacacCAACCCCtgcctctttctttctttattagattattaatttttttaaataactttttttaaattcattttttattgaattattaattttttcatcattcagcacagtctatcagatgtacaatcaaacagcaTGGTTTTTTTATCAGTCATAAAACTTTCCCAGACAGCACTTTATCAGACAGCACTTTTCTAGACAtaaactatcaaacgggacctaagAGAGAAAAATGATGTGGCACTCAAAAATATGATGTGGCAAGGTGCTAGGAGTGTCAACACTCCCCTTAGCCTTaggttaaaaaaattaaaattattaattagttatatatatatatatatatatatatatatatatatatatatatatatatatatatatataattcaatatTTAAAAACGATTGGTATGGTtcgttaaaatataaaaaatcacaTTGCACCGCAAATAAACGACTTTTTCCAAATAAAAACAACACCTTAAATTTTCATTTCAGTTTTGGTTAAGACGGTTTCAATTTTTTTGGTTTCAATTTGGTTCTTGATCACCCTactcaaaacaaccaaaatagtTAATTGAAGTTGAAGTGAATTTTGAATAAAAAAGATATTCATATCAAACTTACCGTTTTTCACTGCACGGATTCTTATATGTTTCATACATTTAATTGGTATAAGAGAGACAAGTTAATTACATTAAAAGGCaccaaacaaagaaaaaaaaactaaggTCATCTAGTATACTCTCAACGGAGAGTCTTCGTTGCCACCTGGAACCACCACCACGAGCGTGCACACCACTCTGTCTGCTCCATGGTACAATGATCATGGTCAATCGTTGTCCTGACCACAAAACACCACGACCAATCAGGACTTTCTTCTTCTATCTTCCTCTCTCTCCTTTTGTCTCATGCAGGTATCTCTTTTCACCGTGGAGAGTATACCATGTTCAATGTGGAAGGAAGGTGATGGAGATGGTGATGACATGGAAGTGGATGCAAATTGTGGTCGTTGTCGGTATAACGGATGGTCTAATAGAAAAATCTACAAAAGttcaaattattaaaatatatGTAAGTTATTAGATTCTTACTCCCAAATACTGCTTTAGATAACATTGCGGTCGGAATATCACTTCGTCTATGTTGGGACTGGCGGCCTCGACGACTCCCTTCATCCTAACATGATGAATGaatagattttgatttttttttttgaaacaatgATCACTTTTATTGCAAAAGAAAAATATAGAGCGTGTTCGGCACTAAGCGTTTGAGAACTTATAACTTCTAGTGTTTGACAAAACGCTTTGTTTTGAACAGAAAATCTCGTTCGTCTCTACAAGCTTCTAAcgtttaatataaacaaaacgcTCTAAATTCAAATattacttcatgtagcgtttgacaaaacactacaagctacccgctaccagctaatTTTGTCGAATACGCCCGTAATATCAAAAAGGAAATCACGTAAGCAGTTTGTTGTCATTTCCCCTTTATCTTAATAAAAAATGCAATTTCATTGTTATATATAAAccatatccctattctaataaaagaatacttTTAATATCATTTTGACAAGTGTCATCATAGTAGGCCTCCTAATTAATAcacattttattcttttttttttttgtcatgtgtTACCCTTTAAACTtcttaattaatgcatgtcaCTTGTAAACCTATTAAttctaaatttcaaattttaaaaatttcactttaattacaataaattaataacaatgcaataaaaattaaaataaaattaatacaaattataaggtgatataatttcatatatttatttaaattaacgattataattgattaataattttgtgttctacctattaaagtttaattaattttgtagccATGatttcacgggttataaactagttacaaaataaatccataTAGTGTAACTGTTATTAATGCTCTGCTTTAGTTGGCCTAAGCATATCGACGATGACAATTAATCGTAATCTAACCTCTTTAGAATGTCATTAAAACGACGTAGTTCGAAATTGGAAAAAACATGTTGTAAAGTAAATGTACAAAAAAGCCCAAAATCACAAGCTTTCAAACAACAAAATTCAGTACAGCAAATCAACCAGCTTTGCTGCTAAAATGAGTCCTCGGAGTAGACCACGGCGTATCGGCATCTTCGCCACACATCCTAGCCACCATCTCCGTCGTCCTCTCCGGCATAACTGACTGAATCATCACCGTCGGCTTCTTCACCGGCAAATCTGGTACTAACCCTCCTCGCAGCATCCGTCCTGCCTCCTTCATCGTCGGTCTTCTCTGGGAATTGGGGTGCACACAGATCAATCCAGCCATCAACATCCTCTCCATATCCACCTTATCAAACCTCCCCATCAAATTCGGATCCGCCGCTGCAAACAAAATCCTCTTTTCCCACAAATCCCAAACCCACTCTGTCACCACAACCCCATCCTCGTTCACCGGCCGCTGCCCTGACGCCACCTCCAAAACCACCACCCCAAAACTGTAAACATCCGTTTTCACAGTCGGAATACCGGAATAAACATACTCCGGTGCCAGGTATCCCATCGTTCCAGCAGGCAACGTCGCATCACGCCCCCTCTCACTGTGCTCATAGACCTCCGCCAAACCAAAATCGCCCAATTTGGCGTTGAAATCGGCGTCCAGCATTATATTACAGGTTTTTACATCTCTATGAATGATCTGCCTCTCGCATTCTTCATGTAAATACACGAGAGCTGAAGAAACGCCTAAAAGTATATTCAATCGTTTCTCGAAAGTTAATGTCCGGGTGGCGTTGGTTCGCCGGTGGAGAAGCTTGTCGAGCGATCCATTGGGCATGTACTCGTAAACCAGAACCAATTCGTTCGCTTCACAGCACCATCCTTGAAGCTGCACTAAGTTCTTGTGACGTAAGCATCCCACCATTGTTGCGAGCTCCGTCGCGAACTGGTTCCCGAGTGTACTCGGTTGATTCACTTTGCTAAACCTCTTCACTGCAACATTCCCACAAGATGGAAGATTCGCTTCGTAAACTTTTGAAGACGCACCTTCTCCGATGATCCGGTTCTGATCAAACTCTTTTGTAGCTGATCTGATCTCCGATAATTTCAGTTTTTTGGGAACTCCGGCTTCTTGAAATCGATACATTTGGGCGTTTTCGTTGCATCGTTGTTTGATCGCTTGTCTCTTTGTTAAACACATACAATAAAGTACGGAAATAGTAGCAACCATTATCAGAAGAAAAGTGATGGACAACAAACCGAAAGCTAATTCGAGTACCCGATTGTCTTTATGATGATCATTGTATAAACTAATTTCAGCTTCTTCGATGCTTGGATCATCTGGATAACACATCAAACAGTTTCTTGAACTTACAGTTTCCATTTGCGTATTTGGAGTCAATGATTCAAATGTGTGAATCTGCAACTTCTGGATAGAGTGAATCGATGATCCTCTTCCATTAGACGCAGAAAACCCCACATACATGAACTCTTTTAGTGTCTTGGAAAGATCAATTGGAACCGCAAGAACAGAGTATTCAGGCTTAGTATCCGTGTACCCGACCCAAACCCGGATAATCTTTTCTGGGTCTCTATACTCGATCCAAACTGTAATCCTTTTCCCACTTTTCAAATCAATCCCTTCTGACATCAAATCAATCGACGCAACGGAAATGATGGAATCCACATCCACTCCGACGTGATTATCATTGATATCACCAAGACCCGGATTGAAAGTAGTATCAAATTCGATTGCGAAAAACGGGTGTGAAGCAGGGGAATCCGGTAAACCTAAATACCCATCGGTATGTGGTAAAGAACTGGGATCTGAAGCGATGAGGAAGGCGATACCGTCGCCGGCGAGGCATGGAGGAGAAGGTGGGACGATGGTGAAGGTGAAACGAGTGGAGAAAGAAACTGTGGAATTTGATGAAGAACGAAGAAAGCGAACAGGGAAAGAGTGGAGAACTCTGCCAACTGGTGAATTCGATCGAGAGTTGCAGGTAGTGAGTTCTTGAGTGAGGATAATAGAGTTGTTCTTGAAATGAGCGGAGCCAAGAAGGGTTAGGTTTTTCGTGGGTGAAGGTTGAGggggtgaagaagaagaagaagaagcgaaGGTGAAGATGGAGGACACAAGAAGGAGATGAAAGTATGGAAGCATGGTTTACGAAAGA is a window of Lactuca sativa cultivar Salinas chromosome 1, Lsat_Salinas_v11, whole genome shotgun sequence DNA encoding:
- the LOC111907849 gene encoding elongator complex protein 3, with the protein product MATAMVAVDTRKLPRPGRGGVISQGLSEEESRVRAIAEIVNNMVELSRNGEKVDLNALKSAACRKYGLSRAPKLVEMIAALPDSEREALLPKLRAKPVRTASGIAVVAVMSKPHRCPHIATTGNICVYCPGGPDSDFEYSTQSYTGYEPTSMRAIRARYNPYVQARSRIDQLKRLGHSVDKVEFILMGGTFMSLPAEYRDYFIRNLHDALSGHTSANVEEAVAYSEHGATKCIGMTIETRPDYCLGPHLRQMLSYGCTRLEIGVQSTYEDVARDTNRGHTVAAVADCFSLAKDAGFKVVAHMMPDLPNVGVERDMESFKEFFESPCFRADGLKIYPTLVIRGTGLYELWKTGRYRNYPPEQLVDIVARILSMVPPWTRVYRVQRDIPMPLVTSGVEKGNLRELALARMDDLGLKCRDVRTREAGIQDIHHKIRPDEVQLVRRDYTANEGWETFLSYEDTRQDILVGLLRLRRCGKNVTCPELVGKCSIVRELHVYGTAVPVHGRDADKLQHQGYGTLLMEEAERIARKEHRSTKIAVISGVGTRHYYRKLGYELQGPYMMKHLL
- the LOC111907852 gene encoding L-type lectin-domain containing receptor kinase S.6 — translated: MLPYFHLLLVSSIFTFASSSSSSPPQPSPTKNLTLLGSAHFKNNSIILTQELTTCNSRSNSPVGRVLHSFPVRFLRSSSNSTVSFSTRFTFTIVPPSPPCLAGDGIAFLIASDPSSLPHTDGYLGLPDSPASHPFFAIEFDTTFNPGLGDINDNHVGVDVDSIISVASIDLMSEGIDLKSGKRITVWIEYRDPEKIIRVWVGYTDTKPEYSVLAVPIDLSKTLKEFMYVGFSASNGRGSSIHSIQKLQIHTFESLTPNTQMETVSSRNCLMCYPDDPSIEEAEISLYNDHHKDNRVLELAFGLLSITFLLIMVATISVLYCMCLTKRQAIKQRCNENAQMYRFQEAGVPKKLKLSEIRSATKEFDQNRIIGEGASSKVYEANLPSCGNVAVKRFSKVNQPSTLGNQFATELATMVGCLRHKNLVQLQGWCCEANELVLVYEYMPNGSLDKLLHRRTNATRTLTFEKRLNILLGVSSALVYLHEECERQIIHRDVKTCNIMLDADFNAKLGDFGLAEVYEHSERGRDATLPAGTMGYLAPEYVYSGIPTVKTDVYSFGVVVLEVASGQRPVNEDGVVVTEWVWDLWEKRILFAAADPNLMGRFDKVDMERMLMAGLICVHPNSQRRPTMKEAGRMLRGGLVPDLPVKKPTVMIQSVMPERTTEMVARMCGEDADTPWSTPRTHFSSKAG